The nucleotide sequence GTGATGATCGGCGCGGGGCTCCTCGCGAAGAAGGCGGTCGAGAAAGGGCTGAGGACGCGCCCGTGGGTCAAGACCAGCCTCGCCCCGGGCTCCAAGGTGGTGACCCAATACCTGGAGCGCGCGGGGCTGATGCCGTACCTGCAGGCGCTGGGGTTCCACCTCGTTGGGTACGGATGCACCACCTGCATCGGGAATTCCGGCCCGCTGCCCGAGGCGGTGGCCGAGACGATCCGCCGGGGGAACCTGGTCGCCGCGTCGGTCCTGTCGGGAAACCGGAACTTCGAGGGGCGGATCCACCCCTTGTGCCGCGCGAACTACCTCGCCTCGCCGCTCCTGGTGGTCGCGTACGCGCTCGCGGGGAACGTCGACTTCGACCCGTACTCCGAGCCGCTGGGGAGCGACCGGAACGGGCGTCCGGTCTTCCTCTCCGAGGTGTGGCCGTCCCCCGGGGAGATCACCTCCGCGGTCCGATCGGCGGTCGATTCGGCGATGTTCCGGAAGGAGTACGGCGAGGTGTTCACCGGCGACGAGGCGTGGCGAAAACTTCCTGTGCCGAAGTCGGAGTGCTTCGCCTGGGTCCCGTCGTCCACATACGTCAAGAACCCGCCCTTCTTCGAGAACCTGCCGAAGGAGCCTCCGCCCGTGGAGGATATCCGGGGCGCCCGCGCGCTGGCGGTGCTGGGCGACTCGGTGACCACGGACCATATCTCCCCCGCGGGGGACATTGCCGAGGACGGCCCCGCGGGGGCGTACCTCAAGGGGTTCGGCATCCCGAAGGAGGAGTTCAACTCGTACGGGAGCCGCCGCGGGAACCACGAGGTGATGATGCGCGGCACCTTCGCGAACATCCGGTTGAAGAACTTCCTCGCGCCGGGAACGGAGGGGGGCTGGACCACGTACCCGCCCGGCGGCGGGAAGATGACCATCTACGACGCGGCGATGCGGTACGCGGAAGCCGGCGTTCCGCTGGTCGTCCTGGCGGGGAAGGAGTACGGCTCCGGATCGTCCCGCGACTGGGCGGCGAAGGGGCCGAGGCTGCTGGGGGTGCGGGCGGTGATCGCGGAGAGCTTCGAGCGGATCCACCGCAGCAACCTGGTCGGGATGGGGATCCTCCCGCTCCAGTTCGAGGACGGCGCCAACCGCGAATCGTTGGGGCTGACCGGGTTGGAAACGTTCGACGTGGAAGGGATCTCCGGGGAGATCGTCCCCCGGATGCGGGTGACGGTGCGCGTTTCGGGCGACGGCGGGGAGCGGACGTTCCCGGCGCTGGCCCGGATCGACACGCCCGCGGAAGTCCACTACTACCGCCACGGCGGAATCCTGCCGTACGTCCTCCGGCGGCTGATCGGGAAGGGGTGACCGGCGGCCGCGCGGAGCCGTATACGGATTTTCCGTCCGGCTACGCAGCCGCCTCCGCGATCACCACCTCCACGGTCCTGCGCTCGGCGCCGCGAAGCACGTCCAGCCGAGCGGGTTCCCCGACCGCCACCTCCGAGAGGAGCCGGTGAAGGTCGTCGACGCTCTCGGCCGGGTGGCCGTTCATCGCGACCACGATGTCGCCCGCGGCGATCCCGGATCCTCCCGCCGGCCCCTGCGGGTCGAGCGATACCACCTCGACGCCGGACTCACGCGGCAGTCCGAAGTGGCGCACCATCCGCCGCGTCAGGGGCCTCTGCCTCCTGCCGATCCCCAGGTACCCCCGGCGCACCCTCCCGTGCGCCAGGATCTGCGACACCACGTGCCGCGCCGTGTTCGACGGCACCGCGAAGCCCAGCCCCTGCGCCGCGGCGATGATCGCCGTGTTGATCCCGACGACCCGTCCCCTCGAATCGACCAGCGGCCCGCCGGAGTTGCCGGGATTCAAGGGGGCGGTGTGCTGGATCACGTTCTCGATGAGCCTCCCGTCGTTCCCCCGCATCCCGCGGCCGGTGGCGCCCACCACGCCGGTGGAGACGCTCGACTGGAACCCGAGCGGGTTGCCGATGGCGATCACGAGTTGCCCCACCTTGAGGGCGGCGGAGTCGCCCAGGGCGGCGTACGGAAGCCCGGAACCGTCCGCCCGGACCACCGCGAGGTCGTTCGGCGGATCGGAGCCTACCGGGACCGCGCCCAGGGACGAGCCGTCCATCAGCGTCAGGCGCACGAGTCCCGCCTCCCGCACGACATGGTGGTTGGTCAGCACGTACCCGTCGGGCGCAAGGAGGATCCCGGATCCCGCCCCGAGCGGCTCGACCCCGTCCCGGTTCCCCGCCTCCCTGCCCACCGAAATGCCGACCACCGCGGGCCCCACCGCCTCCACCACCGTGGTGACGGCCCGGGAGTACGCGTCCAGCAGCTCCACGTCCGAACGGTCCGCGGCGCCCACCTCGCACCGGCCGGAAGATCCGCTTCGCTCCTCCATCGGTCCCTCCCCTTCCCTTTCCGCTTCGATGCCGGACCGCGGGAAGGAGATCCTTACGTCCACCCGACACTTTTTCCGGGGCCGGGAATCTAAAGAAACATGGGAACCACGAACAGGGGGAGGGTGCGATGAAGGACACGTACGTCGTCTGCGGTTCGACGGGGAACGTCGGTTCCCGGGTTGCCCGTTCCCTCCTCGCGGCGGGCCACGAGGTTCGGGCGATCGCCAGGGACCGGGTCCGGCTCGGGCCCCTCGCCGGGAAGGGGGCGGATCCCTGGCCCGGCGAGCTGGAGGACGCGGCGTTTCTCGCGAAGGCGTTTACGGGCGCCCGGGCGGTGTTCGCGCTGATCCCGCCGAAGCACGACGCCGTCGATTTCCGAAGATACCAGGACGCGATCGGGGAATCGATCGCCACCGCGCTCTTCAAGGCCCGGGTCCCGCGCGTCGTCACCTTGAGCAGCGTCGGGGCGCACCTCTCCAGGGGGACCGGACCGATCCTGGGGCTCCACGATTTCGAAGGGAAGCTGGCCGCGCTCCGCGACGCGGAGGTCGTTCACCTGCGGGCCGGGTACTTCATGGAGAACCACCTGTGGAGCATACCCGTCATCCGGGGAAACGGAATCCAGGGGAGCCCCCTCCGGCCCGACGTCGCGGTTCCGATGGTCGCGACGAAGGACATCGGGGACGAGGCGGCGAGGCGGCTTTGCGCCGACCCTTCCCGGGGTCACAAGGTGGAGTATCTGCTGGGACCCCGGGACATCACGATGG is from Deltaproteobacteria bacterium and encodes:
- a CDS encoding trypsin-like peptidase domain-containing protein — protein: MEERSGSSGRCEVGAADRSDVELLDAYSRAVTTVVEAVGPAVVGISVGREAGNRDGVEPLGAGSGILLAPDGYVLTNHHVVREAGLVRLTLMDGSSLGAVPVGSDPPNDLAVVRADGSGLPYAALGDSAALKVGQLVIAIGNPLGFQSSVSTGVVGATGRGMRGNDGRLIENVIQHTAPLNPGNSGGPLVDSRGRVVGINTAIIAAAQGLGFAVPSNTARHVVSQILAHGRVRRGYLGIGRRQRPLTRRMVRHFGLPRESGVEVVSLDPQGPAGGSGIAAGDIVVAMNGHPAESVDDLHRLLSEVAVGEPARLDVLRGAERRTVEVVIAEAAA
- a CDS encoding NAD(P)H-binding protein: MKDTYVVCGSTGNVGSRVARSLLAAGHEVRAIARDRVRLGPLAGKGADPWPGELEDAAFLAKAFTGARAVFALIPPKHDAVDFRRYQDAIGESIATALFKARVPRVVTLSSVGAHLSRGTGPILGLHDFEGKLAALRDAEVVHLRAGYFMENHLWSIPVIRGNGIQGSPLRPDVAVPMVATKDIGDEAARRLCADPSRGHKVEYLLGPRDITMAEAAGILGRAIGVPDLAYVRFPEEDARRAMDGMGMSKSVVEAMLEMYRGFNAGTIRPTRERNGSAATPTTLEEFAKSVFAPSYRAAA